Proteins encoded together in one Microbacterium oxydans window:
- a CDS encoding FliI/YscN family ATPase — MTAWAAVREAVRPERVGEVSQVRGLSVQVRGLEGAVGDVVTLDGVDAEVVAIGEGGLRCMPLGPVAGLTVGAPVRGRGGPLRVPTGAALLGRVLDGLGRPIDGKGPLHGAVTVSLDHAPPSIMGRDRIDSPLPLGVRTLDTLVSVGRGQRVGLFAGSGVGKSSLLSMIARGTEAEVTVIALVGERGREVREFIEDDLGPEGLARSVVVVSTSDQPAMARIRAAYTATRIAEAFRDDGAHAILMMDSLTRVAMAQREIGLSAGEPPATRGYPPSTFSLLAGLLERAGTDKRGSITGIYTVLVDGDDHNEPIADTVRSILDGHVVLDRALALSGHHPAIDVLGSVSRVAGKITAPERRGHAATLRAVLAARRRANDLIDIGAYQAGADARIDAAIAHERAISAFLTQSLDETSEIGESWRRLESLVAGFGGVS; from the coding sequence GTGACCGCCTGGGCCGCGGTGCGGGAGGCGGTGCGCCCCGAGCGCGTGGGCGAGGTCTCCCAGGTGCGCGGCCTGAGCGTGCAGGTGCGCGGGCTCGAGGGCGCGGTCGGCGACGTGGTGACCCTCGACGGTGTCGATGCGGAGGTCGTGGCCATCGGCGAGGGCGGTCTGCGCTGCATGCCCCTCGGTCCGGTCGCCGGCCTCACCGTCGGCGCACCCGTGCGCGGCCGCGGCGGTCCGCTGCGCGTGCCGACCGGGGCCGCGCTGCTCGGACGGGTGCTGGACGGACTGGGTCGACCGATCGACGGGAAGGGCCCCCTGCACGGCGCGGTCACCGTGAGCCTCGATCACGCGCCGCCGTCGATCATGGGGCGCGACCGGATCGACTCCCCGCTCCCCCTCGGCGTCCGCACCCTCGACACGCTCGTCAGCGTCGGACGCGGGCAGCGCGTGGGCCTGTTCGCGGGCTCCGGCGTGGGCAAGTCGTCGCTGCTGTCGATGATCGCGCGCGGCACCGAGGCCGAGGTCACGGTGATCGCCCTCGTCGGCGAGCGCGGCCGCGAGGTGCGCGAGTTCATCGAGGACGACCTCGGGCCCGAGGGGCTCGCCCGCTCCGTGGTCGTGGTCTCGACCTCGGATCAGCCCGCCATGGCCCGCATCCGGGCCGCGTACACCGCGACGAGGATCGCCGAGGCCTTCCGCGACGACGGCGCGCACGCCATCCTCATGATGGACTCCCTCACCCGCGTCGCGATGGCGCAGCGCGAGATCGGTCTCTCCGCCGGCGAGCCTCCGGCCACGCGCGGATACCCGCCCTCCACCTTCTCGCTCCTCGCCGGGCTCCTCGAGCGGGCCGGCACCGACAAGCGCGGCTCGATCACCGGCATCTACACCGTGCTCGTCGACGGCGACGACCACAACGAACCCATCGCGGACACCGTGCGATCGATCCTCGACGGCCATGTGGTGCTCGACCGTGCGCTCGCACTGTCCGGCCATCACCCGGCGATCGACGTGCTCGGCTCCGTCTCCCGGGTGGCGGGCAAGATCACTGCTCCGGAGCGGCGCGGCCATGCGGCGACGCTGCGCGCGGTGCTCGCGGCCCGACGACGGGCGAACGACCTGATCGACATCGGCGCCTACCAGGCGGGGGCCGACGCGCGCATCGACGCCGCGATCGCCCACGAACGGGCGATCTCCGCCTTCCTGACCCAGTCCCTCGACGAGACGAGCGAGATCGGCGAATCGTGGCGCCGGCTGGAATCACTGGTCGCCGGGTTCGGAGGGGTCTCATGA
- a CDS encoding FliH/SctL family protein, with the protein MSTDAFSPVLFPRLDAHEDAAEHARARMRGYADGHAEGYRAGLAEAATAQRLAEAEQEARAQASAREGEDAVAALHAAARSLGDRERELTTAANDRVLRCAIELAELILVGELTDAGSSAAVAARRALAAVDPTEIREVRLHPDDLATIERSAGELTAFALVADDTLDRGDAVATLDHGHIDARIAHALERARLALAEAGS; encoded by the coding sequence ATGTCTACTGACGCCTTCTCGCCGGTCCTGTTCCCCCGCCTCGACGCGCACGAGGACGCGGCGGAGCATGCCCGGGCGCGGATGCGCGGCTACGCCGACGGACACGCGGAGGGCTATCGAGCCGGACTCGCCGAGGCGGCGACCGCGCAGCGTCTCGCCGAGGCGGAGCAGGAGGCCCGTGCGCAGGCATCCGCGCGCGAGGGAGAGGACGCGGTCGCCGCGCTCCACGCAGCCGCTCGCTCGCTGGGCGACCGGGAACGCGAGCTGACGACGGCGGCCAACGACCGCGTCCTGCGCTGCGCCATCGAGCTCGCGGAGCTCATCCTCGTCGGTGAGCTCACGGATGCCGGCTCCTCCGCAGCGGTGGCGGCCCGGCGAGCGCTCGCGGCCGTCGACCCGACCGAGATCCGCGAGGTGCGACTGCATCCGGACGACCTCGCCACCATCGAGCGGTCCGCCGGCGAGCTGACCGCCTTCGCGCTCGTCGCCGACGACACGCTCGACCGGGGCGATGCCGTGGCGACGCTGGACCACGGGCACATCGACGCCCGGATCGCGCATGCGCTGGAACGCGCCCGACTCGCCCTCGCGGAGGCCGGATCGTGA
- the fliG gene encoding flagellar motor switch protein FliG: MSGLTDRQTAAVVLMNLDRAQAIEVMKHLSEAEAEAVAAEIIDLQDLDAATTAQALGQFHRIASGHLPPARGGRDIAAGLLEASFGAERAAAVLGRVGSTSMTSSFEFLGSADPAQLATLLDGELPQTVALVLAHLPTDRAAAVLAALPDPTRTDVAHAIATMGTASQEAIAIVADALRARTGTFAARDTPEVLGGVEPLVEIIARSGATVEKALLASIEDRDSALAEDIRSRMFTFADIVKLDDRDTQRVLRGMDIRSLALALKGANQAIADLIRRNVSERNRENLDEEARTLGPVRVSQVEEARAEIVRTIRALEAAGDITVQRADEDEYVY; this comes from the coding sequence ATGAGCGGGCTGACCGATCGGCAGACGGCCGCCGTCGTGCTGATGAACCTCGATCGCGCGCAGGCGATCGAGGTGATGAAGCATCTCTCCGAGGCGGAGGCGGAGGCCGTCGCCGCCGAGATCATCGACCTGCAGGACCTGGATGCCGCCACCACCGCGCAGGCGCTCGGACAGTTCCACCGCATCGCGAGCGGACATCTGCCGCCCGCGCGCGGCGGCCGCGACATCGCCGCCGGGCTGCTGGAGGCGTCCTTCGGCGCCGAGCGCGCCGCCGCCGTGCTCGGCAGGGTCGGCTCGACGTCGATGACCTCGTCCTTCGAGTTCCTCGGCTCCGCGGACCCCGCGCAGCTCGCGACGCTCCTCGACGGGGAGCTCCCGCAGACCGTCGCCCTGGTGCTCGCGCACCTGCCGACCGATCGCGCCGCGGCCGTGCTCGCCGCGCTGCCCGATCCGACCCGGACGGATGTGGCCCACGCCATCGCGACGATGGGGACCGCCTCGCAGGAGGCGATCGCGATCGTCGCCGACGCGCTCCGGGCGCGCACCGGGACCTTCGCCGCCCGCGACACCCCCGAGGTGCTGGGCGGCGTGGAGCCGCTCGTCGAGATCATCGCCCGGTCCGGGGCGACGGTCGAGAAGGCGCTGCTGGCGAGCATCGAGGACAGGGACAGCGCGCTCGCGGAGGACATCCGCTCGCGCATGTTCACGTTCGCCGACATCGTGAAGCTCGACGACCGCGACACCCAGCGGGTGCTGCGAGGCATGGACATCCGCTCGCTGGCGCTCGCGCTCAAGGGCGCGAACCAGGCCATCGCCGACCTGATCCGCCGCAACGTCTCGGAGCGCAACCGGGAGAACCTGGACGAGGAGGCGCGGACGCTCGGTCCGGTGCGGGTGTCCCAGGTCGAGGAGGCCAGGGCCGAGATCGTCCGCACGATCCGTGCGCTCGAAGCGGCGGGCGACATCACGGTGCAGCGCGCCGACGAGGACGAGTATGTCTACTGA
- a CDS encoding flagellar hook-length control protein FliK, translating into MTSLGIVDILDARAPRSPGGANGSRHSTPGAAAFADVIQDAARIPADDAGGSSSDAATDDASPSPAAVPSTPTAPAPPMTIPAPEATLTSAPSPAIDTSVGLPTAGQPGTSEDAGAPTAVSPADGTTEPAAPAAPNAAPTAAAATAASGAKIARAQPAPPEATRIRTPATTAAAPATAPAASTRSDASPLGAGKTLGAGTTLGTGTTLATGTTAEGPAVPGPGVLGRAAVGGAVAPAAASPATATGREALDTKAAPDAATSAAAPGPASAPVAPLPSVSTTGETPPPPLAVGSSAAPTPVTAATPAVPVARPVLLPQIAAPVVALAQSPDGDHSITLTVSPENLGPVTVRAHISGGAIHIELHAPNDLGREALRAILADLRRDLAAAAPQASLLLSTSDDGPGTPNPQTSPHGGGANGGGTNGSGSANGNAGASGGQSGNGTAAGRDAPGARSSPDAGPPTPAGATPLPLVSPHGGIDVFA; encoded by the coding sequence ATGACCTCCCTCGGCATCGTCGACATCCTCGACGCGCGGGCGCCCCGATCGCCGGGCGGCGCGAACGGCTCGCGGCACTCGACCCCCGGAGCCGCGGCCTTCGCCGACGTCATCCAGGACGCCGCGCGCATCCCCGCGGACGACGCGGGCGGAAGCTCATCCGACGCCGCCACGGACGACGCATCGCCCTCACCCGCCGCCGTGCCCTCCACGCCCACGGCGCCCGCCCCGCCGATGACCATCCCTGCACCGGAGGCGACTCTCACCTCCGCACCCTCCCCGGCGATCGACACGTCGGTCGGGCTCCCCACCGCGGGACAGCCGGGGACCTCCGAGGACGCGGGTGCGCCGACGGCCGTCTCGCCCGCCGACGGCACGACGGAGCCCGCAGCCCCGGCCGCACCGAACGCTGCCCCCACCGCCGCGGCGGCGACAGCCGCTTCGGGCGCGAAGATCGCACGCGCGCAGCCGGCACCCCCCGAGGCCACCCGGATCCGCACACCCGCGACGACGGCCGCTGCTCCGGCCACCGCACCCGCGGCCTCGACGAGGTCCGACGCGTCTCCGCTCGGCGCGGGAAAGACTCTCGGCGCGGGAACGACTCTCGGCACCGGAACGACTCTCGCCACCGGGACGACTGCGGAGGGGCCGGCCGTGCCCGGTCCCGGCGTCCTCGGACGAGCAGCGGTCGGCGGCGCGGTCGCGCCCGCGGCGGCCTCCCCCGCGACGGCGACCGGCCGGGAAGCGCTCGACACGAAGGCTGCTCCGGACGCCGCGACGAGTGCCGCCGCGCCCGGTCCGGCGTCCGCTCCGGTCGCGCCCCTGCCGTCGGTGAGCACGACCGGTGAGACGCCCCCGCCGCCGCTCGCCGTCGGCAGCAGCGCGGCACCGACGCCGGTGACCGCCGCGACCCCCGCGGTGCCGGTCGCCCGCCCCGTGCTGCTCCCGCAGATCGCGGCGCCCGTCGTCGCACTCGCCCAGTCTCCGGACGGCGACCACAGCATCACGCTGACGGTGTCGCCCGAGAACCTCGGCCCGGTCACGGTGCGCGCGCACATCTCGGGCGGTGCCATCCACATCGAGCTGCACGCGCCGAACGACCTCGGTCGCGAGGCGCTGCGGGCCATCCTCGCCGACCTGCGACGGGATCTCGCGGCGGCTGCCCCGCAGGCCTCGCTCCTGCTGTCGACCTCGGACGACGGTCCCGGCACGCCGAACCCGCAGACGTCCCCCCACGGCGGTGGCGCGAACGGCGGTGGCACGAACGGCAGCGGCTCCGCGAACGGCAACGCCGGTGCGAGCGGCGGCCAGTCCGGGAACGGCACCGCGGCCGGGCGGGATGCCCCCGGGGCGCGCTCCTCGCCGGACGCGGGCCCTCCGACACCGGCCGGGGCGACCCCCCTCCCGCTCGTCTCGCCGCACGGCGGCATCGATGTCTTCGCCTGA
- a CDS encoding flagellar hook protein FlgE yields the protein MLRSLFAGISGLRSHQTMLDVTGNNIANVNTTGFKASAVQFQDSLSQLVRNSMMPQQAVGGQNPAQVGLGVQVAGISTNFASGAPQPTGVPTNLMIAGDGFFVVRSGGETLYTRNGGFSFDASGKLVSADGALVQGWTARGGAIVPGQGIGDITLPVGALSPATATTTARVTGNLPSGAAVGETLVRDIKTYGADGTATSLRLTFTRSATGWDVTDPAGATTALTFNDGKQPGASSIVSGGVTVDLSAVTGFADVSDVAIKEQNGKPAGTLSSYALTNDGSLVGTFSNGDTEVLARIALAGFVNPGGLEKAGSSQFRPSGNSGEPTLGQAGSDGMGGIISGALEMSNVDLSQEFTNLIVAQRGFQANARIITTSDEVLQELTNLKR from the coding sequence ATGCTCCGCTCTCTGTTCGCCGGAATCTCGGGTCTGCGTTCGCACCAGACCATGCTCGACGTCACGGGCAACAACATCGCCAACGTCAACACGACGGGCTTCAAGGCCTCGGCCGTGCAGTTCCAGGACTCGCTCTCGCAGCTGGTGCGCAACTCGATGATGCCGCAGCAGGCCGTCGGCGGGCAGAACCCCGCCCAGGTCGGACTCGGCGTGCAGGTCGCCGGCATCAGCACGAACTTCGCCTCCGGTGCGCCGCAGCCCACCGGCGTGCCCACCAACCTCATGATCGCCGGCGACGGCTTCTTCGTCGTGCGTTCGGGCGGCGAGACCCTGTACACCCGCAACGGCGGCTTCTCGTTCGACGCGAGCGGCAAGCTGGTCTCCGCCGACGGTGCACTCGTGCAGGGGTGGACCGCGCGCGGCGGAGCCATCGTCCCCGGTCAGGGCATCGGCGACATCACCCTCCCGGTGGGGGCGCTGAGCCCCGCGACGGCGACCACCACCGCCCGCGTCACCGGCAACCTCCCGTCCGGAGCCGCCGTCGGCGAGACGCTCGTCCGCGACATCAAGACCTACGGCGCCGACGGCACCGCCACCTCACTGCGCCTCACCTTCACGCGCAGCGCCACCGGGTGGGACGTCACCGACCCGGCCGGGGCGACCACCGCGCTCACGTTCAACGACGGGAAGCAGCCGGGCGCGTCGTCGATCGTGTCCGGCGGCGTCACGGTCGATCTCTCCGCGGTGACGGGGTTCGCCGACGTCAGCGACGTCGCGATCAAGGAGCAGAACGGCAAGCCGGCCGGCACGCTCAGCTCATACGCGCTCACCAACGACGGCAGCCTCGTCGGCACGTTCAGCAACGGCGACACCGAGGTGCTCGCCCGCATCGCCCTCGCCGGATTCGTCAACCCGGGCGGCCTCGAGAAGGCCGGCTCCTCGCAGTTCCGCCCGAGCGGCAACTCCGGCGAGCCCACGCTCGGTCAGGCGGGCTCCGACGGCATGGGCGGCATCATCAGCGGCGCGCTCGAGATGTCGAACGTCGACCTGTCGCAGGAGTTCACGAATCTGATCGTCGCCCAGCGCGGCTTCCAGGCGAACGCCCGCATCATCACCACCAGCGACGAGGTGCTGCAGGAGCTGACCAACCTCAAGCGCTGA
- a CDS encoding long-chain-fatty-acid--CoA ligase, whose translation MPESPLAARPWLDSYAEGVPAEIEEPSQTLTEMLSASVKAFGRRPALDFFGAVTTYRELGEQVERAAEGLRRLGVGPGDRVALVLPNCPQHVVAFYAILRLGAIVVEHNPLYTARELRHQFEDHGARVAVVWDKSVDTVAGFPADVRVEHIVSVDITAAMPLSKRLALRLPLPKAREARAKLTATPKARHLTAWKSLADHRRLSRRVAGPGLDDIALLQYTSGTTGVPKGAILTHANLRANAMQGRAWVPGLVDGQETFYGVLPLFHAYGMTLCLTFAMSIGARLVLFPTFDLGLVTAAARSTPPTFLPAVPPIYDALARAAARGTIDLSTVRFAISGAMSLPVATVKRWEEATGGLLVEGYGMTEASPVALGNPMGPTRRPGTVGVPFPSTEIRVVDPADPTVDVPSGEAGELLIRGPQVFQGYWGRPGETADALLPEGWLRTGDIAQVSSDGFVSIVDRLKELIITGGFNVSPSEVEDALVAHPDVVAAAVVGLPRSHGGEEVAAAVVLRDGAALDVDALRDFCRTRLTPYKVPRRITAVDDLPRSLIGKVLRRQVRDSLLSDR comes from the coding sequence ATGCCTGAATCTCCGCTCGCCGCACGTCCCTGGCTCGACTCCTATGCGGAGGGCGTCCCCGCGGAGATCGAGGAGCCCTCGCAGACCCTGACGGAGATGCTGTCCGCGAGCGTGAAGGCGTTCGGCCGGCGACCGGCGCTGGACTTCTTCGGCGCCGTCACGACCTACCGGGAACTCGGGGAGCAGGTCGAGCGGGCGGCCGAGGGTCTGCGCCGTCTCGGAGTCGGCCCGGGCGACCGGGTCGCGCTGGTGCTGCCCAACTGCCCGCAGCACGTCGTCGCGTTCTACGCGATCCTCCGACTCGGCGCGATCGTGGTCGAGCACAACCCGCTCTACACCGCACGCGAGCTGCGGCATCAGTTCGAGGATCACGGTGCGCGCGTCGCCGTCGTGTGGGACAAGTCCGTGGACACGGTCGCCGGCTTCCCCGCAGACGTCAGGGTGGAGCACATCGTGAGCGTCGACATCACCGCGGCGATGCCGCTGTCGAAGCGTCTCGCGCTGCGCCTGCCCCTGCCCAAGGCCCGCGAGGCGCGCGCGAAGCTCACGGCCACCCCGAAGGCACGGCACCTCACCGCGTGGAAGAGCCTCGCCGATCACCGACGCCTCTCGCGACGGGTGGCCGGCCCCGGGCTGGACGACATCGCGCTGCTGCAGTACACGAGCGGGACGACGGGTGTCCCGAAGGGGGCGATCCTCACGCACGCGAACCTCCGGGCCAACGCGATGCAGGGGCGGGCGTGGGTGCCGGGGCTCGTGGACGGCCAGGAGACGTTCTACGGCGTGCTGCCGCTGTTCCACGCGTACGGCATGACCCTGTGCCTGACCTTCGCGATGAGCATCGGCGCGAGGCTCGTCCTCTTCCCGACGTTCGACCTGGGGCTGGTCACCGCGGCCGCCCGCTCGACTCCGCCCACCTTCCTTCCCGCCGTGCCGCCGATCTACGACGCCCTCGCCCGTGCGGCCGCGCGGGGCACCATCGATCTCTCGACGGTGCGCTTCGCGATCTCCGGAGCGATGAGCCTTCCGGTCGCCACCGTGAAGCGCTGGGAGGAGGCGACCGGCGGCCTGCTCGTCGAGGGCTACGGCATGACCGAGGCCTCGCCGGTCGCGCTCGGCAACCCCATGGGCCCCACCCGTCGCCCCGGCACGGTCGGCGTGCCTTTCCCGAGCACGGAGATCCGCGTCGTCGATCCGGCGGACCCGACGGTCGACGTGCCGTCCGGCGAGGCCGGTGAACTCCTCATCCGCGGACCGCAGGTCTTCCAGGGGTATTGGGGACGTCCGGGCGAGACGGCTGACGCCCTGCTCCCCGAGGGGTGGCTGCGGACGGGCGACATCGCCCAGGTCTCGTCCGACGGGTTCGTGAGCATCGTCGACCGTCTCAAGGAGCTCATCATCACCGGTGGCTTCAACGTGTCGCCCAGCGAGGTGGAGGACGCGCTCGTCGCCCACCCCGATGTCGTCGCCGCTGCGGTCGTGGGCCTGCCGCGATCGCATGGCGGCGAAGAGGTCGCCGCCGCGGTGGTGCTCCGCGACGGCGCCGCTCTCGACGTGGATGCGCTGCGCGACTTCTGCCGCACCCGCCTCACCCCCTACAAGGTGCCGCGCCGCATCACCGCCGTCGACGACCTCCCCCGGTCGCTCATCGGGAAGGTGCTGCGTCGTCAGGTGCGGGACAGTCTGCTGTCCGATCGCTGA
- a CDS encoding flagellar hook assembly protein FlgD, translated as MTDPISGTIPPSGVQTGSTTPPTERKKTLDSEVFLKLLVTQLTNQDPSSPMNTNEMISQTTQLASMEQLTALTATSTESFALSMRQTAAALIGHEAQYVDEDGVTQKGIVTSVSYASAVPLVTIGDASIPLDAVSGVSLAPRSQS; from the coding sequence ATGACCGATCCCATCTCCGGCACCATCCCGCCGTCCGGTGTGCAGACGGGCAGCACGACGCCCCCGACCGAGCGCAAGAAGACGCTCGACTCCGAGGTGTTCCTGAAGCTGCTGGTGACCCAGCTGACCAATCAGGACCCGAGCTCCCCCATGAACACGAACGAGATGATCTCGCAGACCACGCAGCTGGCCTCCATGGAGCAGCTGACCGCGCTCACCGCGACCTCGACGGAGAGCTTCGCGCTCAGCATGCGGCAGACCGCCGCCGCGCTGATCGGCCACGAGGCGCAGTACGTCGATGAGGACGGCGTCACCCAGAAGGGCATCGTGACCTCGGTCTCCTACGCCAGCGCCGTCCCCCTCGTCACCATCGGCGACGCATCCATCCCCCTCGACGCCGTCTCCGGCGTCTCCCTCGCCCCCCGTTCGCAGTCCTGA